Proteins encoded in a region of the Zunongwangia endophytica genome:
- a CDS encoding GSCFA domain-containing protein: MDFRTIVPIKNQSPKIDYEAKISLFGSCFVENIGDKLQYYKFRVIQNPFGIIFNPLALLQLFQRIDENYEYSEKDIFQLNNQCSCFDVHSQMNHSDRSEMIYNLNNTLASTRAFLQESSHVIITLGTSWGYILNSDNRLVANCHKVAQSNFSKKIFSAEEIKESLTEISKIIWKLNPKAKVIFTVSPVRHLKDGFVENQRSKANLISGLHSYREEMKLKFDKKTTYFPSYEIVMDELRDYRFYGKDMIHLSEIAIDYVWDKFKEAWIDAKVYPIMKEINTIQKGLSHRPFDETSPKHREFLDKLQLKIKKLQDKNPTIKF, from the coding sequence ATGGATTTTAGGACAATTGTACCGATTAAAAATCAGTCTCCAAAGATCGATTACGAAGCTAAAATATCTTTATTTGGTTCTTGTTTTGTAGAAAATATTGGAGATAAACTTCAGTATTATAAGTTTCGTGTCATTCAGAATCCGTTTGGGATCATTTTTAATCCTTTAGCATTACTTCAGCTCTTCCAAAGAATAGATGAAAATTATGAATATTCAGAGAAAGACATTTTTCAGCTAAATAATCAATGTTCGTGTTTTGATGTTCACTCTCAAATGAATCATTCTGATCGTTCAGAGATGATTTATAATTTGAATAATACCTTAGCATCCACTCGAGCTTTTCTGCAAGAAAGTTCACATGTGATAATTACTTTAGGGACGTCTTGGGGCTATATTTTAAACTCTGATAATCGTTTGGTCGCGAATTGCCATAAAGTAGCGCAATCTAATTTCAGTAAAAAGATTTTTTCTGCGGAAGAAATTAAAGAAAGTCTTACTGAAATTTCGAAAATCATCTGGAAGCTTAATCCTAAAGCTAAAGTGATCTTTACCGTTTCACCGGTCCGGCATTTGAAGGATGGTTTTGTAGAAAATCAGCGTAGCAAGGCGAATCTTATTTCGGGTTTGCATTCATATCGCGAAGAAATGAAATTGAAATTCGATAAAAAAACGACATATTTTCCGAGTTACGAGATTGTAATGGACGAGTTGCGGGATTATCGTTTTTATGGAAAAGACATGATTCATCTTTCTGAAATAGCAATAGATTATGTTTGGGATAAATTCAAAGAAGCGTGGATAGATGCGAAAGTTTATCCAATAATGAAAGAAATAAATACTATTCAGAAAGGTTTAAGTCATCGCCCGTTTGATGAAACTAGCCCGAAACATCGCGAATTTCTTGACAAACTTCAGCTAAAAATTAAAAAATTACAGGATAAAAATCCAACTATTAAATTCTGA
- a CDS encoding DUF4230 domain-containing protein encodes MKKFLIAVVVIVLIFFGYRSYKDYQDEKAQLTQNSQLIQEQIKNVGKLVVTEGDFSQVWSYKDSKKFYLDVFSARKKALIVVNAKVTVSYDLSQLETEIDEENKRVIIKSIPKEELNIYPDIQYYDVTQDYLNQFEASDHNKIKKKVTASLKKKIEASSIKTNAQNRLVSELSKIYILTSTMGWTLEYNDMPVTSQNDLQDIKL; translated from the coding sequence ATGAAAAAGTTCTTAATCGCTGTTGTAGTGATTGTGCTTATATTCTTTGGTTATCGATCTTACAAAGATTATCAAGATGAAAAAGCGCAGTTAACCCAAAACTCACAGTTAATACAGGAACAGATTAAGAATGTGGGAAAACTGGTCGTTACCGAAGGTGATTTCTCTCAGGTTTGGTCATATAAAGATTCCAAAAAGTTTTATTTAGATGTCTTTTCGGCAAGAAAGAAAGCGCTAATTGTAGTTAATGCGAAAGTAACGGTAAGCTATGATCTAAGTCAGCTTGAAACTGAAATCGATGAGGAAAACAAGCGTGTCATTATAAAGAGTATCCCAAAAGAAGAGCTTAATATTTATCCGGATATTCAATATTACGATGTTACCCAGGATTATCTAAATCAATTTGAAGCTTCAGATCACAATAAGATCAAAAAGAAAGTGACCGCTTCTTTAAAGAAAAAAATAGAGGCTTCCAGTATTAAAACGAACGCTCAAAACAGGTTGGTAAGCGAATTGTCAAAAATCTATATCCTAACAAGTACCATGGGCTGGACCTTAGAATATAATGACATGCCGGTAACCTCTCAAAACGATCTACAGGATATCAAACTTTAG